Proteins from a single region of Macaca thibetana thibetana isolate TM-01 chromosome 4, ASM2454274v1, whole genome shotgun sequence:
- the AARS2 gene encoding alanine--tRNA ligase, mitochondrial, which translates to MAASVAAAARRLRRAIRRSLAWRGPSHRLLSSEPPAAKASAVRAAFLNFFRDRHGHRLVPSASVRPRGDPSLLFVNAGMNQFKPIFLGTVDPRSEMAGFRRVANSQKCVRAGGRHNDLEDVGRDLSHHTFFEMLGNWAFGGEYFKEEACSMAWELLTQVYGIPTERLWVSYFDGDPKAGLEPDLETRDIWLSLGVPATRVLSFGPQENFWEMGNTGPCGPCTEIHYDLAGGVGAPQLVELWNLVFMQHNREADGSLQPLPQWHVDTGMGLERLVAVLQGKHSTYDTDLFSPLLHAIQQGCRAPPYLGRVGVADEGRTDTAYRVVADHIRTLSVCISDGVFPGMSGPPLVLRRILRRAVRFSMEILKAPPGFLGSLVPVVVETLGDAYPELQRSSAQISNLVLEDEAAFLASLERGRRIIDRTLRTLGPSDMFPAEVAWSLSLSGDLGLPLDMVELMLEEKGVQLDSTGLERLAQEAAQHQARQAEPVQKQGLWLDVHALGELQRQGVPPTDSSPKYNYSLRPNGSYEFGTCEAQVLQLYTEDGTAVASVGKGQRCGLLLDRTNFYAEQGGQASDRGYLVRVGQEDVLFPVARAQVCGGFILHEAVAPECLQIGDQVQLHVDKAWRLACMAKHTATHLLNWALRQTLGPGTEQQGSHLNPEQLRLDVTTQTALTPERLRAVENTVQEAVQQDKPVYMEEVPLALTAQVPGLRCLDEVYPDPVRVVSVGVPVAHALDPASQAQAALQTSVELCCGTHLLRTGAVGDLVIIGDRQLSKGTTRLLAITGEQAQQARELGQNLAQEVKAATERLSQGSRDVAEALRLSKDIGRLIEAVETSVMPQWQRRELLATLKMLQRRANTAIRKLQMGQAAKKTQELLERHSKGPLIVDTVSAESLSVLVKVVRQLCEQAPSTSVLLLSPQSMGKVLCACQVAQGAMPTFTAEAWALAVCSHMGGKAWGSRVVAQGTGSTTDLEAALSTARAYALSQL; encoded by the exons ATGGCAGCGTCGGTGGCAGCTGCAGCCCGGCGGCTGCGGCGGGCCATTCGAAGGTCGCTCGCATGGCGGGGCCCCAGCCATCGGCTGCTCTCATCGGAGCCCCCTGCAGCCAAGGCCTCGGCCGTGAGGGCCGCCTTTCTGAACTTCTTTCGGGACCGCCATGGCCACCGGCTGGTGCCCTCCGCCTCCGTGCGGCCCCGCGGCGACCCCAGTTTGCTTTTTGTCAACGCGGGCATGAACCAG TTCAAGCCAATCTTTCTGGGCACCGTGGATCCACGAAGCGAAATGGCAGGCTTCCGACGTGTGGCCAACAGCCAGAAATGTGTGAGAGCTGGAGGACGCCATAACGACCTGGAAGATGTGGGTCGAGACCTTTCCCATCATACCTTCTTTGAAATGCTTGGCAATTGGGCCTTTGGGGGTGAATATTTTAAG GAGGAGGCATGTAGCATGGCCTGGGAACTGCTGACTCAGGTCTATGGGATCCCTACGGAAAGGCTCTGGGTCTCCTACTTTGATGGTGACCCTAAGGCAGGGTTGGAGCCAGACTTGGAGACCAGGGACATTTGGCTGAGCTTAGG GGTGCCTGCTACTCGTGTGCTTTCCTTTGGACCACAAGAGAACTTCTGGGAGATGGGGAATACCGGTCCTTGTGGACCCTGTACCGAGATCCACTATGACCTTGctggtggggtgggagccccccAGCTGGTAGAACTTTGGAACCTGGTCTTCATGCAACACAACAG AGAGGCAGATGGAAGCCTGCAGCCCTTGCCCCAGTGGCATGTGGACACAGGAATGGGCCTGGAAAGGCTGGTGGCTGTGCTGCAAGGCAAACACTCCACCTATGACACTGACCTCTTTTCCCCGCTGCTCCACGCCATACAGCAG GGCTGCAGGGCACCCCCTTACTTGGGCCGGGTAGGGGTGGCAGACGAGGGGCGCACAGACACAGCGTACCGCGTGGTGGCTGACCACATCCGCACACTCAGTGTCTGCATCTCTGATGGCGTCTTCCCTGGGATGTCAGGTCCCCC GCTGGTTCTTCGTCGGATCCTCCGTCGAGCTGTACGTTTCTCCATGGAGATCTTAAAGGCACCCCCTGGCTTCCTAGGCAGCCTGGTGCCTGTAGTGGTGGAGACATTG GGAGATGCTTATCCAGAACTGCAAAGGAGCTCAGCCCAG ATCTCCAACCTGGTGTTAGAGGACGAGGCAGCCTTCCTGGCCTCCCTGGAGCGGGGTCGGCGGATCATTGATCGGACTCTGAGGACCCTGGGGCCTTCAGATATGTTCCCTG CTGAAGTGGCCTGGTCCTTGTCACTGTCTGGAGACCTGGGGCTCCCCTTGGACATGGTAGAGCTGATGCTGGAGGAGAAAGGGGTCCAGCTGGACTCCACTGGACTGGAGCGGTTGGCCCAGGAGGCGGCCCAG CACCAGGCACGGCAGGCTGAGCCAGTTCAGAAGCAGGGATTGTGGCTTGATGTCCATGCACTGGGGGAGCTGCAGCGCCAAGGAGTGCCCCCAACTGACAGCAGCCCCAAGTACAACTACTCCCTGCGACCCAACGGAAGTTATG AGTTCGGCACCTGTGAGGCCCAGGTGTTGCAACTGTATACAGAGGACGGGACAGCAGTGGCCTCTGTGGGGAAAGGCCAGCGTTGTGGTCTCCTCTTGGACAGGACCAACTTCTACGCCGAACAGGGGGGCCAGGCTTCAGACCGTGGCTACCTGGTGCGGGTAGGGCAAGAG GACGTGCTGTTCCCAGTAGCCCGGGCCCAGGTCTGTGGGGGTTTCATCCTGCATGAGGCAGTAGCCCCTGAGTGCCTACAGATCGGGGACCAGGTGCAGCTGCATGTGGATAAG GCCTGGCGTCTAGCCTGCATGGCGAAGCACACGGCCACCCACCTGCTGAACTGGGCACTGCGGCAGACCCTGGGCcctggcacagagcagcagggctcCCATCTCAATCCTGAGCAGCTGCGCTTGGATGTGACCACCCAG aCCGCATTGACCCCAGAGCGGCTCCGGGCAGTGGAGAACACTGTGCAGGAGGCCGTGCAGCAGGATAAGCCTGTGTACATGGAGGAGGTGCCCCTGGCGCTCACTGCCCAGGTCCCTGGCCTGCGCTGTCTGGATGAA GTTTACCCAGACCCTGTACGGGTGGTGTCAGTGGGGGTACCCGTGGCCCATGCATTGGACCCAGCCTCCCAAGCCCAAGCCGCACTGCAGACCTCTGTGGAGCTGTGCTGTGGGAC GCACCTGTTACGTACAGGGGCTGTAGGGGACCTGGTTATCATCGGGGACCGCCAGCTTTCCAAGGGCACTACCCGCCTGCTGGCCATCACTGGGGAGCAGGCCCAGCAG GCCCGAGAGCTAGGCCAGAACCTGGCTCAGGAAGTGAAAGCAGCCACTGAGCGACTGAGTCAGGGGAGCCGGGATGTGGCAGAGGCACTGAGGCTGTCCAAGGACATAGGACGACTCATTGAA GCTGTGGAAACTTCTGTGATGCCCCAGTGGCAGCGGCGGGAGCTGCTGGCCACACTGAAGATGCTGCAGCGGCGTGCCAACACTGCCATCCGTAAGCTGCAGATGGGGCAG GCTGCAAAGAAAACTCAGGAGCTGCTGGAGCGGCACTCGAAGGGGCCTCTGATTGTGGACACGGTCTCTGCTGAGTCTCTCTCA GTGCTGGTGAAGGTGGTACGGCAGCTGTGTGAGCAGGCCCCCAGCACATCTGTGCTCCTACTCAGCCCCCAGTCCATGGGGAAGGTGCTGTGTGCCTGTCAGGTGGCCCAG GGTGCCATGCCCACTTTCACAGCAGAGGCCTGGGCACTGGCAGTGTGCAGCCACATGGGGGGCAAGGCCTGGGGCTCGCGAGTGGTGGCCCAAGGCACCGGAAGCACTACTGACCTGGAAGCTGCCCTCAGTACAGCCCGAGCCTATGCCCTCAGCCAGCTCTGA